Within Longimicrobium sp., the genomic segment GGACGGCGGACGCCCCGGGTCCGCCGCCGGCGTGGCCCATGCTAGCCGCCCGGCCGGGGCGCGGCTTCTCCGCGCTTGCCGGCTTTCGCCCGCGCGCCTTACCCCGCCGGCGCCGGCTCGCCCTCCAGCACGCCCTTGAGCCCGGCGAGCGCCTGCCGCCACGAGCCGTCCAGCATCTCGGCCATCTCCGGGTCGGCGCCGCGGTGCGTGAGGGTGAGGCGGCTCCCCTCTCCCGCCGGCTCGACCTCCCACGCCACGGTGGAGGGGGGCGCGCCCTCGACCGCGGGGGCCCAGGCGGGCTTGAAGGTGGTCACCAGCCGCCGCGGCGGGTCGAACTCGATCACCTCGCCCTCCAGGTCCACCCCGCCCTCGGCGTTGCGGTACGCCACCCCCGAGCCCGGCGTCCAGTCGCTCTCCACGCGCGTGTCGAAGTAGTACTGCCGCGTGAGCTCCGGGTCGGTGAGCGACCGCCACACCTGGTCCGGCGGGGCGGCGACGTCCACCTGGTAGACCAGCGGCTCGCTCTGGCTCATCCTCACCTCCGGGTTGGCTGGGGCCGGAAAACGCGGGAGTCGAAACTTCCATGTCGGCGCCGAGGCTGTCTTCTCCCGGATTGCGAAGGTGGGGGGAGTGCGAAGTGCGAAGTGCGAAGTGCGGGGGGATCGCGGCGCCGGGTCGCGAGTGCCTGAAGACACTCGCTGGAACTACGGAAAGCCTCGCCGACTGCGCGAGGCTTCAACGGCATCCGGCGCGCGGTTTCTTTGCGCGGTTACGGGGGGATCGTCCGCTCAGGCGTCCGTCTTCATTGCCCCCGCGACGCATGGTGTGCATCCTATGTCCATCTGCGGCGGCGAAGCTCTTCCCCACCCCTTGCGGAGGTGCCTGCATGCTCAGCGATTTCCGGAAGTTCGTCGCCCGCGGCAACGTGGTCGACCTGGCGGTGGGCGTCATCATCGGCGCCGCGTTCGCCACGGTGGTCAAGTCGTTCGTCGACGACGTGCTGATGCCGCCGATCGGCAAGCTGACCGGGGGCGTGGACTTCAAGAGCCTCTACATCAACCTCTCCGGCCAGAGCTACGCCACGTACGAGGAGGCGGTGCGCGAGGGCGCGCCGATGATCCGCTACGGCCAGTTCATCAACAACGTGCTGGTGTTCCTGCTCACCGCCTTCGCCGTGTACCTGCTGGTGAAGGCGTACGAGCGCACGCGCGCCAGGGACGCAGCCGCGCCGCCGGAGCCCACCGAGAAGGACTGCCCCTTCTGCCGCTCGCGCGTGAACGTGCAGGCGGTGCGCTGCCCCTTCTGCACGTCGGAGCTGGCTCCGGCCGCCGCCGCCGTGGTCTGAGCGGCTCCGCGCCCGGGCCGTCAGCCGGGAGCCGGCGGGGACGTTCTCCGAGGGTCATGGCTCAGAGGAGGTGCGACGTGCCGATGCGACTCCCGCGTTCCGCCCCGGTCCTGCTGCTGGCTGTAGCCTTTTTCGCCGGGTGCGGCGTGCCGCCCGGCCTGGGAGAGGAGCCGGACGCCCCGCCGGGCGCGACGCTGGTGCGGATCCGCAACGCGAGCGCGTTCGACCTCGACTCGGTGGTGGTGGACTTCTTCAGGCAGAGGGTGGTCTACGGCGACGTGCCCGCGGGCGGCACCACCGCCTACCGGCAGGCCGACCGCGCCTACCGCTACGCCTACATCGAGGCGACCGTGCAGGGCCAGCGTCTGGTGCTGCAGCCGATCGACTACGTGGGCGA encodes:
- a CDS encoding SRPBCC family protein, which encodes MSQSEPLVYQVDVAAPPDQVWRSLTDPELTRQYYFDTRVESDWTPGSGVAYRNAEGGVDLEGEVIEFDPPRRLVTTFKPAWAPAVEGAPPSTVAWEVEPAGEGSRLTLTHRGADPEMAEMLDGSWRQALAGLKGVLEGEPAPAG
- the mscL gene encoding large conductance mechanosensitive channel protein MscL, which translates into the protein MLSDFRKFVARGNVVDLAVGVIIGAAFATVVKSFVDDVLMPPIGKLTGGVDFKSLYINLSGQSYATYEEAVREGAPMIRYGQFINNVLVFLLTAFAVYLLVKAYERTRARDAAAPPEPTEKDCPFCRSRVNVQAVRCPFCTSELAPAAAAVV